Proteins encoded together in one Gemmatimonadetes bacterium T265 window:
- a CDS encoding transporter, with amino-acid sequence MLLAAAPGTPIAPVHACGRGSYRGALRPDLPVPAITARVSAFLLRTAEGAQNFAQLAWKAVRFVFARPFYLTDMFQQMDAMGVQSLGIVLLTGFFTGMVLALQSSVQLRTFGATQYIGSLVSASMIRELGPVLAGLMVAGRVGSGVAAQIGSMKVTEQIDALNTLGTDPIKKLVTPRVLAGIVMLPMLTVINDLVGILGGNLIAKLYVGLPTSFYWQTVWQQIAQGGFSLGVIPNDFIQGLVKPIVFGAIIAVTACYYGLATSGGTEGVGTATTRTVVAASISILVVDYFLTQVLLAVFAV; translated from the coding sequence ATGTTGCTCGCGGCCGCGCCCGGCACGCCGATTGCCCCCGTCCACGCGTGCGGCCGCGGGAGCTATCGTGGCGCGCTCCGCCCCGACCTCCCCGTGCCCGCGATCACTGCACGCGTCAGCGCGTTCCTCCTGCGCACCGCCGAGGGCGCACAGAACTTCGCGCAGCTCGCGTGGAAGGCCGTGCGCTTCGTCTTCGCGCGCCCGTTCTACCTCACCGACATGTTCCAGCAGATGGACGCGATGGGCGTCCAGTCGCTCGGAATCGTGTTGCTGACCGGATTCTTCACGGGGATGGTGCTCGCGCTCCAATCGTCGGTGCAGCTCCGGACGTTCGGCGCGACGCAGTACATCGGGTCGCTCGTCTCGGCGTCGATGATCCGTGAGCTCGGGCCCGTCCTCGCCGGGCTCATGGTCGCCGGCCGCGTCGGCTCCGGCGTCGCCGCCCAGATTGGGTCGATGAAGGTCACGGAGCAGATCGACGCGCTCAACACGCTCGGGACCGACCCGATCAAGAAGCTCGTCACCCCGCGCGTCCTCGCCGGGATCGTGATGTTGCCGATGCTGACTGTCATCAACGACCTCGTCGGGATCCTCGGCGGGAACCTGATCGCGAAGCTGTACGTGGGTCTGCCCACGTCGTTCTACTGGCAGACGGTATGGCAGCAGATCGCGCAGGGGGGATTCTCGCTCGGCGTGATCCCGAACGACTTCATCCAGGGGCTCGTGAAACCGATCGTCTTCGGGGCGATCATCGCCGTCACGGCCTGCTACTACGGACTGGCAACGTCCGGCGGCACGGAGGGCGTGGGCACCGCGACGACGCGCACGGTGGTCGCCGCGAGCATCTCGATCCTCGTCGTCGACTACTTCCTCACGCAGGTCTTGCTCGCGGTGTTCGCCGTATGA
- a CDS encoding glycosyl transferase family 1, with protein MIEWRGRPPRRVAVVHEWLVNYAGSERVLEQLLLLLPDADLYAVVDFVPPDERGFLGGRRARTTFVQRLPFARTRYRAYLPLMPLAIEQLDLSGYDLVVSSSHAVAKGVLTDPDALHVSYCHSPLRYAWDLQHAYLRETGLGWGPTGLLVRRQLHRLRVWDARAALGVDRFVANSRFVARRIAKAYRRAADVVYPPVDTDAFTPGPPERPAPDGGPPYYVAASRFAPYKRMPMIVEAFRALPDRRLVVIGDGPEWRAAARAAGRNVTLLGRLPSGELRAWLRGARAYLFAAIEDFGIAPIEAQACGTPVVAYAGGALRETLPGLDADAPCGVLYEEQTPGALAAAVREFEAHAGRINARACRANAERYSVAAFRAGMSLALAGAYAEHVGGLRTAR; from the coding sequence ATGATCGAATGGCGGGGGCGCCCGCCGCGGCGCGTCGCCGTGGTGCACGAGTGGCTCGTGAACTACGCGGGGTCGGAGCGGGTGCTGGAACAGCTGCTTCTGCTGTTGCCGGACGCGGACCTGTACGCGGTCGTCGACTTCGTGCCGCCGGACGAGCGCGGGTTCCTCGGAGGGCGGCGCGCCCGGACGACGTTCGTGCAGCGCCTGCCGTTCGCGCGCACGCGGTACCGCGCGTACCTGCCGCTGATGCCGCTCGCGATCGAGCAGTTGGACCTGTCGGGCTACGACCTCGTGGTATCGAGCAGCCACGCCGTCGCGAAGGGCGTGCTGACCGACCCCGACGCGCTGCACGTGTCGTACTGCCATTCCCCCCTGCGGTACGCGTGGGACCTCCAGCACGCGTACCTCCGCGAGACCGGTCTCGGCTGGGGGCCGACGGGGCTGCTGGTGCGGCGGCAGCTGCACCGGCTGCGCGTGTGGGACGCGCGCGCCGCGTTAGGCGTCGACCGGTTCGTGGCGAACTCGCGGTTCGTCGCGCGCCGGATCGCGAAGGCGTACCGCCGTGCGGCGGACGTCGTATACCCGCCGGTCGACACGGACGCGTTCACCCCCGGCCCGCCCGAACGGCCCGCGCCGGACGGCGGGCCGCCGTACTACGTGGCGGCGTCGCGCTTCGCCCCGTACAAGCGCATGCCGATGATCGTCGAGGCGTTCCGGGCCCTGCCCGACCGGCGGCTCGTCGTGATCGGCGACGGGCCGGAGTGGCGCGCGGCCGCGCGGGCCGCCGGGCGCAACGTCACGCTGCTCGGTCGGCTACCGTCGGGGGAGCTGCGCGCGTGGCTACGCGGCGCGCGCGCGTACCTGTTTGCCGCGATCGAGGACTTCGGGATCGCCCCGATCGAAGCGCAGGCGTGCGGCACGCCGGTCGTCGCGTACGCCGGCGGCGCCCTCCGCGAAACCCTCCCTGGGCTGGACGCGGACGCGCCCTGCGGCGTGCTGTACGAAGAGCAGACGCCCGGTGCGCTCGCCGCCGCGGTGCGCGAGTTCGAGGCGCATGCCGGCCGGATCAACGCGCGCGCGTGCCGGGCTAACGCCGAGCGTTACTCGGTTGCCGCGTTCCGCGCCGGGATGAGTCTCGCGCTCGCGGGCGCGTACGCGGAACACGTCGGCGGCCTGCGGACCGCGCGCTGA
- a CDS encoding polysaccharide biosynthesis protein CapD produces MTADALLLGVAAALAFVVRFETWTLPRGVGLALVVYYGLALPLRLLACVRLGLYARMWRYAGTADLDSLLAAATASVTLGLFVGVLTPFLPGLGLPRIPYSVLALDGLLSALALALPRLALRLVYGRERRGRANTRRALVVGAGSAGSFIAREMRRHAELRLTPVAFVDDDPYKRNRTLQGVPVVGAVAEIPGIVRALGIDEIVIAMPSVSGAVLRRVMQGAQEVGVATRTVPGLFELISGAKSVSALRKVEIEDLLRRAPVQIDLDRVRSLADDKAVLVTGAGGSIGSELCRQIARLGPSRIVAVGRGENSVFELLQELARAFPAIPVQPVIADVRDHARLEAAFATFRPATVFHAAAHKHVPLMEQNVAEAVLNNVLGTQVVAELAARHGAERFVLISSDKAVRPSSVMGATKRLAEGVVQEVGRAASCRFVSVRFGNVLGSRGSVIPTFMRQIAAGGPVTITHPEMTRYFMTIPEAVQLVLQAGVMGAGGEVFALDMGEPVRVLDLARDLVRLSGLAEHEIEIAYTGMRPGEKLYEELFFDDENALPTEHPKVLRARNAEFDAAARRAVPGLIALAARNASADEIRHVIKRLVPEYTGVADPAPASAPAPVAAPTNARDLDVLATR; encoded by the coding sequence ATGACGGCGGACGCGCTGCTGCTCGGTGTAGCAGCGGCGCTCGCCTTCGTGGTTCGGTTCGAAACGTGGACGCTGCCGAGGGGTGTCGGGTTGGCGTTGGTCGTGTACTACGGGCTCGCGCTCCCGCTGCGGCTGCTCGCCTGCGTGCGGCTCGGCTTGTACGCGCGGATGTGGCGATACGCCGGGACCGCGGACCTGGACTCGCTGCTCGCGGCCGCGACCGCATCCGTCACGCTCGGGTTGTTCGTCGGCGTCCTGACCCCGTTCCTGCCGGGACTCGGGCTGCCGCGCATCCCCTACAGCGTGCTCGCCCTCGACGGGCTGTTGAGCGCGCTCGCGCTGGCGCTTCCACGTCTCGCGCTCCGGCTGGTGTACGGTCGCGAACGGCGCGGACGCGCGAACACCCGCCGCGCGCTCGTCGTCGGCGCGGGCTCGGCGGGCTCGTTCATCGCGCGCGAGATGCGCCGCCACGCGGAGCTCCGGCTCACGCCGGTCGCGTTCGTCGACGACGACCCGTACAAACGGAATCGCACGCTGCAGGGCGTCCCGGTCGTCGGCGCCGTTGCCGAGATCCCCGGGATCGTCCGGGCGCTCGGCATCGACGAGATCGTCATCGCGATGCCGTCGGTATCGGGCGCCGTCCTGCGGCGCGTGATGCAGGGCGCGCAGGAGGTCGGCGTTGCGACGCGCACGGTCCCGGGCCTCTTCGAGCTGATTTCCGGCGCGAAATCCGTGAGTGCGCTGCGCAAGGTCGAGATCGAGGACCTCCTGCGGCGCGCGCCGGTCCAGATCGATCTGGACCGGGTCCGCAGTCTTGCGGACGATAAGGCGGTACTCGTGACCGGCGCCGGCGGATCGATCGGGTCGGAACTCTGCCGCCAGATCGCGCGCCTCGGGCCGAGCCGGATCGTGGCGGTCGGGCGCGGCGAGAACTCCGTGTTCGAACTGCTCCAGGAGCTCGCGCGCGCGTTCCCCGCAATCCCGGTGCAGCCGGTCATCGCCGACGTGCGCGACCACGCGCGCCTCGAGGCCGCGTTCGCGACGTTCCGGCCCGCGACCGTGTTTCACGCCGCGGCGCACAAGCACGTCCCGCTGATGGAGCAGAACGTCGCGGAGGCGGTGCTGAACAACGTGCTCGGCACGCAGGTCGTCGCGGAACTCGCCGCGCGGCACGGCGCCGAGCGCTTCGTGCTCATCTCGAGCGACAAGGCCGTCCGGCCATCGAGCGTGATGGGCGCGACCAAGCGACTCGCCGAGGGCGTCGTGCAGGAGGTCGGGCGCGCCGCGTCGTGCCGCTTCGTCTCGGTCCGCTTCGGCAACGTGCTCGGCAGCCGCGGGAGCGTGATCCCGACGTTCATGCGGCAGATCGCGGCCGGCGGGCCGGTGACGATCACGCACCCCGAGATGACGCGCTACTTCATGACGATCCCCGAGGCCGTGCAACTCGTGCTGCAGGCGGGCGTGATGGGCGCGGGGGGCGAGGTATTCGCGCTCGACATGGGGGAGCCGGTGCGCGTGCTGGACCTCGCGCGCGACCTCGTCCGCCTCTCGGGGCTCGCCGAGCACGAGATCGAGATCGCGTACACGGGAATGCGGCCGGGCGAGAAGCTGTACGAGGAGCTGTTCTTCGACGACGAGAACGCGCTCCCGACCGAGCATCCGAAAGTGCTGCGGGCGCGGAACGCGGAGTTCGACGCCGCGGCGCGTCGTGCGGTGCCGGGGCTCATCGCGCTCGCCGCGCGCAACGCCTCGGCCGACGAGATCCGGCACGTGATCAAGCGGCTCGTGCCCGAGTACACCGGGGTCGCCGACCCCGCGCCGGCGTCGGCCCCCGCCCCGGTCGCGGCGCCGACGAACGCGCGCGACCTCGACGTGCTCGCGACGCGTTAG